From Zhongshania aliphaticivorans, one genomic window encodes:
- a CDS encoding class I SAM-dependent methyltransferase: MKTVDFRHFHLNRGDKVLDLGCGEGRHVISAYVEGEITAIGVDLCLKDLQTAQTRFTDFNEANNEHKAFGLANADALKLPFADNSFDKVICSEVLEHIPDYAAVLKEIERILKPGGLFCASVPRAWPEQICWALSEAYHKVEGGHLRIFKASELRKQIQNLGFRFYRRHWAHALHSPYWWLKCAFWDRQDSNPLIKQYHRFLVWDLMDRPLFTRTLEASLNPVLGKSVVMYFEKASPA, from the coding sequence GTGAAAACAGTTGATTTCCGTCATTTCCACCTGAATCGTGGCGATAAAGTATTAGATTTGGGCTGCGGCGAAGGTCGCCATGTGATCTCGGCCTATGTTGAAGGTGAGATAACGGCTATTGGTGTAGACCTATGCCTAAAGGATTTGCAAACAGCGCAAACTCGCTTTACTGACTTTAATGAGGCCAATAATGAGCACAAGGCATTTGGCTTAGCCAATGCCGACGCCTTGAAGCTCCCTTTTGCCGACAATAGTTTTGATAAAGTGATTTGCTCAGAGGTACTTGAGCACATTCCTGATTACGCGGCAGTGCTCAAAGAAATTGAACGTATTCTCAAACCCGGCGGCTTGTTCTGCGCGAGCGTTCCCCGCGCGTGGCCTGAGCAAATATGTTGGGCTTTGAGTGAGGCTTACCATAAAGTTGAGGGTGGCCATTTACGCATTTTTAAAGCTAGCGAGCTGCGTAAACAAATACAAAACTTAGGTTTTCGCTTTTACCGTCGGCATTGGGCACATGCTTTGCATTCCCCTTACTGGTGGCTGAAGTGCGCATTTTGGGACCGCCAAGATAGCAATCCATTGATTAAACAATATCACCGCTTTCTAGTTTGGGATTTAATGGACAGACCGTTGTTCACCCGCACCCTAGAAGCGAGCCTCAACCCGGTACTCGGTAAGTCGGTGGTGATGTACTTTGAAAAGGCGAGCCCGGCATGA
- a CDS encoding branched-chain amino acid transaminase: MSMADRDGLIWFDGEMVPWRDAKVHVLTHTLHYGMGVFEGVRAYKTEDRGTCIFRMQEHTDRLFRSAHIMRMEMTATKEQINEAQRAVVRENGLEEAYLRPMCFYGSEGMGLRADNLKMHVIVAAWDWPSYMSPDARDNGIKVRCSSYTRHHVNISMCKAKANGHYINSMLALREALDSGCEEALLLDNEGYVAEGSGENVFLVRNGKIFTPELTSCLDGITRNTIFEFAKELGLEVSEKRITRDEVYVADEAFFTGTAAEVLPIRELDGRIIGAGKRGPITTQLQTMYFDQVKGRRQQFPEWSTPVR, from the coding sequence ATGTCCATGGCTGATCGTGATGGCCTGATTTGGTTTGACGGCGAAATGGTTCCTTGGCGCGACGCCAAAGTCCACGTATTAACCCACACCCTGCACTATGGCATGGGCGTGTTTGAAGGCGTACGCGCCTATAAAACAGAAGATCGCGGCACCTGCATTTTCCGTATGCAAGAGCACACAGACCGTCTGTTCCGCTCTGCGCATATTATGCGTATGGAAATGACCGCGACCAAAGAACAGATCAACGAAGCTCAGCGCGCGGTAGTGCGTGAAAACGGCCTAGAAGAAGCCTACCTGCGGCCAATGTGTTTTTACGGCTCCGAGGGCATGGGCCTGCGCGCCGATAACCTAAAGATGCATGTGATTGTTGCCGCCTGGGATTGGCCTAGCTACATGAGCCCAGACGCGCGGGATAACGGCATTAAAGTACGCTGCTCCTCTTATACTCGCCACCACGTCAATATTTCCATGTGCAAAGCGAAAGCCAACGGTCACTACATCAATTCGATGCTAGCCCTGCGCGAAGCGCTAGACAGCGGCTGTGAAGAAGCCCTGTTGCTGGACAACGAAGGCTATGTTGCCGAAGGCAGCGGTGAGAACGTTTTTCTTGTTCGCAACGGTAAGATTTTTACTCCCGAGCTGACCAGCTGCTTAGATGGCATTACCCGTAATACCATTTTTGAATTTGCTAAAGAGCTGGGTCTGGAAGTCTCTGAGAAGCGTATTACCCGCGACGAAGTCTATGTGGCAGATGAAGCCTTCTTTACCGGCACGGCGGCAGAAGTATTGCCAATTCGCGAGCTGGATGGCCGAATAATTGGTGCCGGTAAGCGTGGCCCGATCACCACCCAGCTGCAAACCATGTACTTCGACCAAGTTAAGGGTCGCCGTCAGCAATTCCCCGAGTGGTCTACCCCCGTTCGATAA
- the glnE gene encoding bifunctional [glutamate--ammonia ligase]-adenylyl-L-tyrosine phosphorylase/[glutamate--ammonia-ligase] adenylyltransferase: MTSVESLALQDGELPAALIAEVEQRWQSLLEHCDSEQAQWYQGFANSARRIELLQALACSHTLFEFCVRHPDCLPSLDTAGLLENSIAPARWRAELSAACARCENADDLAQILRQFRNRHWLRIVWRDLNRLATMEETVADLSHLAEACVDVALDFLHRQLCAERGEPQSKAGEPQQLVVIAMGKLGAGELNLSSDIDLIFAYPEAGETVGAARSVDNQEFFIRLGQRLIKALDTRTADGFVFRVDMRLRPYGQSGPLVISFDALEEYYQDQGRDWERYALIKARCIAGDRAAGAQLLEQLRPFVYRRYLDFSAIESLREMKSMIQREVLRRQLQDNIKLGAGGIREIEFIAQCFQLIRGGQEVALQALELQTILRELAAQQYLPTEVVAELIEAYRFLRNTEHAIQAWRDQQTQQLPHSDGERCALALAMGFKGDWAAFAAALTEHRSRVSRCFANVIAPVETEVERPHLSHQRWRSMLDDLDQDEVRATLEEAGFDAAEEAARLLVALLNGASVQRMQGRGRDRLYGLLPLLLEDLCGVSAPTATLLRLIPLIEAVLRRTAYLVLLIENPGARGRLVELCDASPWIARQLAAHPVLLDELLDARSLYSMPDQDGLASELRQRLLRIEGDDLEAQMEALRYFRLAHVLRGAASEVTDSLPLMKVSDYLTAIAEVVLAAVLDIAWQNLLDKHGSPVPDGDDRRHFVVLGYGKLGGLELSYGSDLDLVFLHDLPTTAVTDGERSVDAGTFFTRLGQRIIHILTATTRLGALYEVDMRLRPSGNSGLLVSSFTAFSDYQQNQAWTWEHQALVRVRAVAGDGILAEKFADLRRQTLCKNRPQAALAKEVIAMRQKMRDHLLLGVNKNTEFDLKQGEGGIVDIEFMVQYAVLAWSHQHPPLTHYTDNIRILESLNNNGLISSADTQALIDAYKAFRSQAHRLSLQEQKGRIAIAALGAERKNVSRLWQQLMLST; this comes from the coding sequence ATGACATCAGTAGAGAGTTTGGCACTACAGGATGGCGAACTGCCCGCCGCACTCATCGCAGAAGTTGAACAGCGCTGGCAGAGCCTGCTCGAGCACTGTGACAGCGAGCAGGCGCAATGGTATCAGGGCTTTGCCAACTCGGCGCGGCGCATTGAGCTATTGCAAGCACTGGCCTGCAGTCACACCTTATTTGAGTTCTGCGTTCGCCACCCAGACTGCTTGCCCAGTCTGGACACGGCAGGCTTGTTGGAAAATAGCATAGCGCCAGCGCGTTGGCGGGCAGAGTTAAGTGCGGCCTGCGCCCGGTGTGAAAATGCCGATGATCTCGCACAGATACTGCGCCAGTTTCGTAACCGGCACTGGCTGCGCATTGTGTGGCGCGACCTTAATCGCCTGGCGACAATGGAAGAGACTGTTGCCGATTTATCCCACTTGGCAGAGGCCTGTGTGGATGTGGCGCTGGATTTCTTACATCGTCAGCTGTGCGCTGAGCGCGGCGAGCCGCAGTCTAAAGCGGGTGAGCCCCAGCAACTGGTGGTGATTGCCATGGGCAAATTAGGGGCTGGCGAGCTGAATTTGTCTTCAGATATCGATCTTATCTTTGCCTATCCTGAAGCCGGTGAGACCGTGGGCGCGGCGCGCAGCGTGGATAATCAGGAATTCTTTATTCGCCTAGGGCAGCGCCTCATTAAAGCGCTAGATACCCGCACCGCCGATGGCTTTGTGTTTAGAGTGGATATGCGCCTGCGGCCATACGGCCAGAGCGGGCCATTGGTAATTAGCTTTGATGCCTTAGAAGAATACTACCAAGACCAAGGCCGCGACTGGGAGCGCTACGCGCTCATTAAAGCGCGCTGTATCGCCGGTGACCGCGCGGCGGGTGCGCAGCTTTTAGAGCAGCTGCGGCCCTTTGTGTATCGCCGCTATTTGGATTTTTCTGCTATTGAATCCCTGCGGGAAATGAAGAGCATGATCCAGCGCGAAGTGCTGCGTCGCCAGTTGCAGGACAATATCAAATTGGGCGCTGGCGGGATTCGAGAGATAGAGTTCATTGCCCAATGCTTTCAGCTGATTCGTGGCGGACAGGAAGTCGCTTTGCAAGCCTTGGAGTTGCAGACAATTTTACGGGAGTTGGCGGCGCAACAGTATTTACCGACCGAAGTGGTTGCTGAGTTAATCGAGGCCTATCGCTTTTTACGCAATACCGAACACGCTATTCAGGCTTGGCGAGACCAGCAAACCCAGCAATTGCCACACAGCGATGGCGAGCGTTGTGCTTTGGCTTTAGCGATGGGCTTTAAGGGGGACTGGGCGGCCTTTGCGGCGGCATTAACTGAACACAGAAGCAGGGTAAGCCGCTGTTTTGCCAATGTTATTGCGCCGGTGGAAACCGAGGTTGAGCGTCCCCACCTCAGTCATCAGCGCTGGCGCTCGATGCTTGATGATCTTGACCAAGATGAGGTGCGCGCCACCCTTGAGGAGGCGGGCTTTGACGCAGCAGAAGAGGCGGCACGCTTATTGGTTGCCTTGCTTAACGGCGCCAGTGTGCAGCGTATGCAGGGTCGCGGCCGCGACCGGCTGTACGGCTTGCTGCCGTTATTATTAGAAGATTTGTGTGGGGTATCGGCGCCAACGGCAACGCTACTGCGACTGATCCCCTTAATTGAAGCGGTTCTGCGCCGCACCGCCTACTTGGTTTTACTTATCGAGAACCCCGGTGCACGGGGGCGCTTGGTTGAACTTTGTGACGCTAGCCCGTGGATTGCACGTCAGCTCGCCGCTCACCCAGTGTTACTCGATGAGCTACTTGATGCCCGCAGCCTGTATTCCATGCCCGACCAAGACGGCTTGGCGAGCGAGTTGCGGCAGCGCCTCTTGCGTATCGAAGGTGACGATCTAGAAGCGCAAATGGAAGCGCTGCGCTATTTCCGGCTCGCCCATGTTTTGCGCGGTGCAGCCTCAGAGGTCACCGATAGCCTCCCCTTAATGAAAGTGAGTGATTATCTCACCGCAATTGCCGAAGTGGTCTTGGCGGCGGTGCTCGATATCGCCTGGCAGAATTTGCTCGATAAACACGGAAGCCCGGTTCCCGATGGCGATGACCGTCGCCACTTTGTGGTGCTGGGCTACGGCAAGCTTGGCGGCCTCGAATTAAGTTACGGCTCAGACCTAGATTTGGTGTTTCTCCATGACTTACCCACAACGGCAGTGACCGATGGCGAGCGCTCGGTGGATGCAGGCACGTTTTTTACTCGCCTAGGGCAGCGCATTATTCATATTCTTACCGCCACCACGCGACTCGGCGCCCTCTATGAGGTGGACATGCGGCTGCGGCCCTCGGGTAATTCGGGCTTGTTGGTGTCGTCTTTTACCGCGTTTAGCGATTATCAGCAAAATCAGGCTTGGACATGGGAGCATCAGGCCTTAGTGCGGGTGAGGGCGGTTGCTGGCGATGGGATTTTGGCAGAAAAATTTGCTGATTTGCGCCGCCAAACCCTGTGTAAAAACCGGCCACAAGCGGCGCTGGCCAAGGAAGTGATCGCCATGCGCCAGAAAATGCGGGATCACTTGCTGCTCGGGGTAAATAAAAATACTGAATTTGACCTTAAACAAGGCGAGGGAGGTATCGTTGATATTGAATTTATGGTGCAATATGCCGTTTTAGCATGGTCACATCAGCACCCACCGCTTACACACTACACTGATAACATTCGCATACTGGAATCGCTGAATAATAACGGTCTGATTTCGAGTGCGGATACCCAGGCACTGATCGACGCTTACAAGGCGTTTCGAAGTCAGGCGCATCGCCTTAGCTTACAAGAGCAAAAGGGGCGGATAGCCATTGCGGCATTGGGCGCAGAGCGGAAAAATGTCAGTCGACTCTGGCAGCAACTGATGTTGTCTACGTAA
- a CDS encoding inorganic phosphate transporter, with product MSIIAEHGQLLLILACLFGFFMAWGVGANDVANAMGTSVGAKALTIKQAILIAMVFEFCGAYLAGGEVTETIRKGIIDPAFVADSPDLLVFGMLSSLLAAGVWLFIASMMGWPVSTTHSIVGALVGFAAVGIDSDAVEWGKVGQIVASWVVSPVMAGTISFGIFLSAQRLILNTQNPFEAAKKYIPYYLFLVGFMIAMVTMTKGLKHIGLGLNFQECLGYSTIVGIIVAGIGQMFLRRIKDVPSGDGRFRFANVERMFAVLMVFTACAMAFAHGSNDVANAIGPVAAVVSVIQSGGEIGAKSALPSWILLVGAGGIVFGLATYGFKVIATIGTKITELTPSRGFAAELGAASTVVVASATGLPISTTHTLVGAVLGVGLARGIAALNLSVIRNIFMSWIITLPAGAGLAIVFFFIFKAIFL from the coding sequence ATGTCAATTATTGCTGAACACGGGCAGTTATTGCTTATCTTAGCCTGCCTTTTTGGCTTTTTTATGGCCTGGGGCGTTGGTGCCAATGATGTTGCCAATGCCATGGGTACCTCGGTGGGCGCTAAGGCGCTAACCATTAAGCAAGCGATTCTCATCGCCATGGTTTTTGAGTTCTGCGGCGCCTACCTGGCTGGCGGCGAAGTAACAGAAACCATTCGCAAAGGTATTATTGACCCCGCCTTTGTCGCCGACAGCCCTGATCTACTGGTTTTCGGCATGCTATCATCATTATTGGCGGCCGGTGTGTGGTTATTTATTGCCAGCATGATGGGCTGGCCCGTTTCCACTACGCACTCCATTGTTGGTGCACTGGTCGGTTTTGCCGCCGTGGGTATCGACAGTGATGCCGTGGAGTGGGGCAAAGTTGGCCAGATCGTCGCCAGCTGGGTGGTGTCGCCGGTTATGGCCGGGACCATCTCTTTTGGTATATTCCTCAGCGCTCAGCGCCTGATTCTAAATACTCAAAACCCCTTCGAAGCCGCCAAGAAATACATCCCCTACTACCTCTTCCTCGTCGGCTTTATGATTGCCATGGTCACCATGACCAAAGGCCTTAAACACATCGGTTTAGGCTTAAACTTTCAGGAGTGTCTCGGCTATTCCACCATAGTGGGTATTATTGTCGCCGGTATTGGGCAGATGTTTTTACGTCGTATTAAAGATGTACCGTCTGGCGATGGCCGCTTTCGCTTTGCCAATGTCGAGCGCATGTTTGCGGTACTGATGGTATTTACCGCCTGCGCCATGGCCTTTGCCCACGGTTCTAACGATGTAGCCAATGCCATTGGCCCGGTTGCCGCAGTAGTCAGCGTGATTCAATCCGGCGGCGAGATCGGCGCTAAGTCGGCCTTACCCAGCTGGATTTTGCTGGTCGGTGCTGGCGGTATCGTGTTTGGTTTGGCCACCTACGGCTTCAAAGTTATTGCGACCATCGGTACAAAAATCACTGAACTGACCCCCAGCCGCGGCTTTGCGGCCGAGTTAGGCGCGGCGTCGACGGTGGTTGTCGCCTCGGCGACCGGCTTACCCATCTCCACTACACACACCCTTGTGGGCGCTGTACTAGGGGTGGGCTTAGCACGGGGCATTGCCGCGCTAAACCTGAGTGTTATCCGCAACATTTTCATGTCGTGGATCATCACCCTGCCTGCTGGCGCCGGTTTAGCCATCGTGTTTTTCTTCATCTTCAAGGCTATTTTCCTCTAG
- a CDS encoding glycosyltransferase family 4 protein translates to MASTPTAATSTKPAFKAKVIPLDDARPRRALKVCLLGYRSAPYGGGQGIYLKYLSKALVEAGHTVDVISGQPYPHLDPRVNLIKMPGMNLFETGLGSIRPHHLRSMTNIIEWSGKLTGAFSEPYCFGRRVVKYLKKHGRHYDIIHDNQCLSYGMLELQKRNFPFITTIHHPITSDLSIALKAAKNWRERLLIRRWHSFLIMQRQVARQLHHVVTVSERSRQDIAVAFDMQPAGISVVLNGIDTEEFRPLPNTVKNPNRVMAAVSSDQPLKGMRYLLEGVAKVLPKYPDLELLLVGQPKEGGESSALIKDLGLSKHIRCVSGISTEDLVGFYNEASVVIVPSVYEGFGLPAGEAMACGTAVISTDGGALPEVVGDAAIQVPVRDSSAIAEALDALLASPAKREQLAAAGRQRIEELFCWRRAAQQMTNYYWQVLQRENS, encoded by the coding sequence ATGGCGTCAACACCCACAGCAGCTACTTCAACTAAACCGGCATTTAAAGCCAAGGTCATTCCACTGGATGACGCCCGTCCTCGGCGTGCACTCAAAGTGTGTTTGCTTGGTTACCGCAGCGCGCCCTATGGTGGCGGCCAAGGTATTTACCTTAAATACCTTAGCAAAGCCTTAGTTGAGGCCGGACACACGGTAGATGTGATCTCAGGTCAGCCCTACCCGCATCTTGACCCTAGAGTAAACCTGATCAAGATGCCCGGCATGAACCTCTTTGAAACTGGCCTTGGCTCGATTCGTCCCCATCACTTGCGTTCCATGACCAATATCATTGAGTGGAGCGGTAAGCTGACAGGTGCTTTTTCTGAACCTTACTGTTTTGGTCGGCGGGTGGTTAAATACCTCAAAAAGCATGGCCGTCACTACGATATTATTCATGACAATCAATGCCTTAGTTACGGCATGCTAGAATTGCAAAAGCGCAATTTCCCGTTTATTACCACCATCCATCACCCGATTACCAGTGACCTTAGCATCGCCTTGAAAGCGGCTAAAAATTGGCGGGAACGGCTACTCATTCGGCGCTGGCACAGCTTTTTAATCATGCAGCGCCAGGTCGCTCGCCAGCTTCACCATGTGGTAACGGTTTCGGAACGCTCTCGGCAAGACATCGCGGTGGCCTTTGATATGCAGCCCGCCGGTATTAGCGTAGTGCTTAACGGCATTGATACTGAAGAGTTTCGCCCTCTGCCGAATACGGTAAAAAACCCGAACAGGGTGATGGCCGCGGTATCTTCTGATCAACCGCTGAAAGGCATGCGTTACTTGCTAGAAGGCGTTGCCAAGGTATTGCCTAAGTACCCCGATTTAGAGCTACTACTGGTTGGTCAGCCTAAAGAGGGCGGCGAGAGCAGCGCACTAATTAAAGACCTGGGTTTGAGCAAGCATATTCGCTGTGTTAGTGGCATTAGCACCGAGGACTTAGTGGGCTTTTACAACGAAGCCTCGGTGGTCATTGTGCCTTCGGTGTATGAAGGCTTTGGTTTGCCCGCGGGGGAGGCCATGGCGTGTGGCACCGCAGTCATTTCCACCGATGGGGGCGCATTACCCGAGGTGGTTGGCGACGCGGCAATTCAAGTGCCCGTGCGTGATAGTAGCGCGATTGCCGAGGCGCTAGATGCTCTGTTGGCGTCGCCCGCCAAGCGTGAACAATTAGCGGCTGCAGGGCGTCAGCGTATAGAAGAATTGTTTTGCTGGCGGCGTGCCGCCCAACAAATGACAAATTATTATTGGCAGGTGTTACAACGTGAAAACAGTTGA
- a CDS encoding GspE/PulE family protein: MQSQITKTGPLETGALLRQLVADGIIDASSAKRLRISPPRNGDKIQHVLNYIVSEQLADLSRHGRTLNMDTLLEWLAGHCGQEAMRIDPLKIDVPAVTEVMSFAFAQRHRILAVAVNAKEVVVAGGEPFVTAWESDLQQVLRRPIRRVLADPEAIDRFTVEFYSLAKSVRGASGDNSRRGNASNNLEQLLEISNLKDLDANDGHVVNIVDWLLQYAYDQRASDIHIEPRREQGNVRFRIDGVLYNVYELPATVLTAVVSRLKILGRMDVAEKRRPQDGRLKTKNPGGAEIELRLSTLPTAFGEKMVMRIFDPEVLLRSFDELGLRGEDRQRWDGMIRSAHGIVLVTGPTGSGKTTTLYSSLKQIATSEVNVCTIEDPIEMVEDAFNQMQVQHNINLDFAGGVRALLRQDPDIIMIGEIRDLETAEMAIQAALTGHLVISTLHTNDAPSAVTRLLELGVPAYLIRATVLGVMAQRLVRTLCPHCKEATTLNETEWTTLTTPWKVAPPKQVFHAPGCLECRNTGFHGRQGIYEILPMEGSIQSAIGDDIELDNLRRLAMKNGMRTLRLSGAQKVARGETTIAEVLRVAPPVQTQ; this comes from the coding sequence ATGCAAAGCCAGATCACAAAAACAGGGCCGTTGGAAACTGGCGCGTTACTGCGCCAATTGGTAGCCGACGGCATTATTGATGCGAGTAGCGCTAAGCGCTTGCGTATTAGCCCGCCGCGCAATGGCGACAAAATTCAGCATGTACTCAATTATATCGTTAGTGAGCAACTGGCTGATTTGTCGCGGCACGGTCGCACGTTGAACATGGATACGCTGCTGGAGTGGCTGGCGGGCCACTGCGGTCAAGAAGCCATGCGCATAGACCCCTTGAAAATCGACGTACCGGCGGTGACCGAGGTGATGTCCTTTGCCTTTGCCCAGCGTCACCGGATCTTGGCGGTGGCCGTTAATGCGAAAGAAGTGGTGGTCGCTGGTGGTGAGCCCTTTGTCACAGCATGGGAAAGCGATTTACAGCAGGTGTTGCGGCGTCCTATTCGGCGGGTACTTGCCGACCCCGAGGCTATAGACCGCTTCACCGTTGAGTTTTACAGCCTCGCCAAGTCGGTGCGGGGCGCCAGCGGCGACAATAGTCGGCGCGGCAATGCCAGCAATAACCTTGAGCAATTGTTGGAAATTAGTAACTTAAAAGACCTCGATGCCAACGACGGCCATGTGGTGAATATTGTCGACTGGTTGCTGCAATACGCCTACGACCAGCGCGCGAGTGATATTCACATTGAGCCGCGCCGCGAGCAGGGTAACGTCCGTTTCCGTATCGACGGTGTGCTCTACAATGTTTACGAACTCCCTGCCACGGTACTAACTGCCGTAGTAAGTCGCCTAAAAATACTTGGCCGTATGGACGTTGCCGAGAAACGCCGCCCTCAAGACGGTCGCCTCAAAACCAAGAATCCTGGCGGCGCCGAAATTGAATTGCGGCTGTCGACCCTGCCCACCGCCTTTGGCGAAAAAATGGTAATGCGCATCTTTGATCCAGAAGTATTGCTGCGCAGCTTTGACGAGCTTGGCCTCCGCGGCGAAGATCGCCAGCGCTGGGACGGCATGATTCGCTCCGCTCACGGTATTGTTTTAGTCACCGGCCCCACTGGCTCGGGTAAAACCACCACCCTGTATTCTAGCCTCAAGCAAATTGCGACCTCTGAGGTGAATGTCTGCACCATTGAAGACCCCATCGAAATGGTTGAAGACGCCTTTAACCAAATGCAGGTGCAGCACAATATTAATCTGGATTTTGCCGGTGGCGTGCGGGCGTTGCTACGCCAAGACCCAGACATCATCATGATCGGTGAGATTCGCGATTTAGAAACCGCCGAAATGGCGATTCAGGCCGCGCTTACTGGTCACCTGGTGATCTCGACGCTACACACCAACGACGCGCCGTCGGCAGTGACTCGCTTACTGGAGCTGGGTGTACCTGCCTACCTGATTCGCGCTACCGTACTTGGGGTGATGGCTCAGCGCTTGGTGCGGACCTTGTGCCCTCATTGCAAAGAGGCCACTACGCTGAATGAAACCGAGTGGACAACCTTAACCACGCCGTGGAAGGTCGCGCCGCCCAAGCAGGTATTCCACGCGCCGGGTTGTTTGGAGTGTCGGAATACCGGCTTCCATGGCCGCCAAGGTATTTACGAAATTTTGCCGATGGAGGGTTCTATCCAAAGTGCCATTGGCGACGATATCGAACTGGATAATCTGCGCCGCTTGGCCATGAAAAACGGTATGCGCACCCTGCGTCTCAGTGGCGCTCAAAAGGTTGCCAGAGGCGAAACGACCATTGCGGAGGTGTTGCGCGTTGCGCCACCAGTGCAAACCCAGTAA
- a CDS encoding TIGR00153 family protein — MKQAQACAAALKPFIDAVLADDWERAEKAQQIIVDLENEADKLKKQVRLQLPNNLFLPVPRADLLDLVSMQDRIANCSKDIAGLMLGRKMQIPAPLATALSEYVELAIATSAQAMKAIEELDELLETGFRGREVSLVETMIEELDRLEHSADKLQIDIRGALYVIEKDLPPVDVMFMYQTITLIGELSDKSQKVGSRLQIVIAR; from the coding sequence ATGAAGCAGGCACAAGCCTGTGCCGCCGCACTCAAACCCTTTATCGATGCTGTACTAGCTGACGACTGGGAGCGAGCCGAAAAGGCCCAACAAATTATCGTCGACCTTGAAAACGAAGCCGACAAACTCAAAAAGCAGGTACGCCTGCAACTCCCGAACAATCTATTCCTTCCGGTGCCCCGCGCCGATCTTCTCGACCTGGTCAGTATGCAAGATCGCATCGCCAACTGCAGCAAGGATATTGCCGGGCTTATGTTAGGCCGAAAAATGCAGATTCCTGCGCCGCTAGCGACAGCCCTGAGCGAGTATGTTGAATTAGCAATTGCCACCTCAGCCCAGGCCATGAAAGCCATTGAAGAGCTGGATGAGTTGCTCGAAACCGGTTTCAGAGGCCGCGAAGTTAGCCTCGTCGAAACCATGATAGAAGAGCTAGATCGCCTAGAGCACTCCGCCGACAAATTACAGATCGATATCCGCGGGGCGCTCTATGTCATTGAAAAAGACCTGCCTCCGGTTGACGTAATGTTTATGTACCAAACCATTACACTGATTGGCGAATTGTCTGATAAATCACAAAAAGTAGGCTCGCGTCTGCAAATTGTTATTGCTCGCTGA
- the argE gene encoding acetylornithine deacetylase has translation MNTKNVLSMLTELVKLPSVSSTLPSRDMGNIKVIEQLANWLEPLGFAIRILPIAGSPNKANLVATLGSGSGGLVLAGHTDTVPCDDTLWHSDPFALTERDGRLYGLGSTDMKGFFAIAIEALKPFLEKPLSAPLIILATADEESSMDGARSLVHADVSGARYAVVGEPTGLKPMRAHKGIVMKGITITGRSGHSSNPLLGNNAMDAMHEVMSGLMQLRQELALKYQHPGFSVPTPTLNFGCIHGGDNPNRICGQCELHFDIRTTPGMDNGELDELIQKVLTPVAERRAINIGLRALMPGLAAYEEPENSDIVTLVEHLTGQPAGTVGFATEAPFFQQLGLQTIVMGPGSIDQAHQPDEYMALDQIQPTVDVLQAMIKRYCQ, from the coding sequence ATGAACACAAAAAACGTTCTGTCTATGCTGACAGAGCTGGTCAAACTCCCCTCGGTTAGTTCTACTCTGCCCAGTCGCGATATGGGCAATATCAAAGTAATTGAGCAACTGGCCAACTGGCTAGAGCCGCTGGGCTTCGCCATTCGCATATTACCCATTGCCGGAAGCCCCAATAAAGCCAACCTAGTTGCCACCCTCGGCAGCGGCAGTGGCGGCTTAGTGCTGGCCGGCCACACCGACACCGTGCCCTGTGACGATACCCTATGGCACAGCGACCCCTTTGCGCTCACCGAGCGCGATGGTCGTTTATATGGGCTAGGCAGCACCGATATGAAAGGCTTCTTTGCTATCGCAATAGAGGCATTAAAGCCCTTCTTAGAAAAACCCCTGAGCGCACCGCTGATTATTCTTGCCACCGCCGACGAAGAAAGCAGTATGGACGGCGCTCGCTCGCTGGTGCACGCCGATGTATCTGGCGCCCGTTATGCGGTGGTGGGCGAACCCACCGGCCTAAAGCCGATGCGTGCCCATAAAGGCATTGTGATGAAGGGCATCACCATTACCGGCCGCTCGGGGCACTCATCTAACCCCTTACTTGGCAATAACGCCATGGACGCCATGCACGAGGTGATGAGCGGCCTTATGCAATTGCGCCAAGAACTGGCGCTAAAATACCAACACCCGGGCTTTAGCGTGCCAACCCCGACCTTGAACTTTGGTTGCATTCACGGCGGCGACAACCCCAACCGCATCTGCGGTCAGTGCGAGCTGCATTTTGATATTCGCACCACTCCCGGCATGGACAATGGTGAGCTAGACGAGCTAATTCAGAAGGTACTCACCCCAGTGGCCGAACGCCGCGCAATTAATATCGGCTTACGCGCTTTAATGCCGGGCTTAGCCGCTTATGAAGAGCCGGAAAATTCCGACATAGTCACGCTGGTAGAACATCTTACCGGACAGCCCGCTGGCACCGTTGGCTTCGCCACAGAAGCCCCGTTTTTTCAGCAGCTTGGTCTACAAACTATTGTGATGGGGCCAGGTTCAATTGATCAGGCCCACCAGCCCGACGAGTATATGGCACTGGATCAAATTCAACCGACAGTTGATGTGTTGCAAGCAATGATTAAACGCTATTGCCAATAG